The following proteins come from a genomic window of Bacteroidales bacterium:
- a CDS encoding response regulator — protein sequence MEKPAILIADPDEHSRLLLEEMFQMMSQYSENYQVLSTSSGKEAIHFCHAYKIKLIFTEIRLKDMDGWQLTQKVNKLYPSIPIIIQTAVITDDIAQMVRNSEADSYLAKPINIYKMQKKVQSVL from the coding sequence ATGGAGAAACCCGCAATTTTAATTGCAGATCCTGATGAGCATAGCAGACTTTTGCTTGAAGAAATGTTTCAGATGATGTCCCAATACTCAGAAAATTATCAGGTATTGTCGACTTCTTCTGGAAAGGAAGCAATCCATTTTTGTCATGCATATAAGATCAAGCTTATCTTTACTGAAATACGTTTAAAGGATATGGATGGTTGGCAGCTAACCCAAAAGGTCAACAAGTTGTATCCTTCAATACCCATTATCATTCAGACTGCCGTTATAACGGATGATATTGCACAAATGGTAAGGAATTCGGAAGCTGATAGTTATCTTGCCAAGCCCATCAATATTTATAAGATGCAAAAGAAAGTTCAGAGTGTTTTGTAA